One window of Fusobacterium polymorphum genomic DNA carries:
- a CDS encoding DUF4846 domain-containing protein yields MKNRIYNCFIIILLFSLHTFLYAETNYVNKQGTTVETRYNVPAGYKRVSVEKGSFAEFLRNQKLKPYGEKALYYNGKEKSSTGIYDSVLDVEIGKQDLHQCADAIMLLRAEYLYSKKEYNKINFHFTSGFEAKYSKWIEGYRISVQGKGSYVKKANPSNTYKDFKNYMNIVFSYCGTLSLEKEMKLQSLDKMKIGDVFIKGGSPGHAVIIVDMAENDKGEKIFMLAQSYMPAQQTQILINPNNKELGVWYSLKGKDELITPEWDFSINQLRSF; encoded by the coding sequence ATGAAAAATAGAATATATAATTGTTTTATAATTATTTTACTTTTTAGTTTACATACATTTTTGTATGCTGAAACAAATTATGTTAATAAACAAGGAACAACAGTAGAAACAAGGTATAATGTTCCTGCTGGATACAAAAGAGTGAGTGTTGAAAAGGGAAGCTTTGCTGAATTTTTAAGAAATCAAAAGTTAAAACCTTATGGAGAAAAAGCTTTATATTACAATGGTAAAGAAAAATCAAGTACTGGAATTTATGATAGTGTATTAGATGTAGAAATAGGAAAACAAGATTTACATCAATGTGCAGATGCTATTATGCTACTTAGAGCTGAATATCTTTATTCAAAAAAAGAATATAATAAAATTAATTTTCATTTCACTTCTGGTTTTGAAGCTAAATATTCAAAATGGATTGAAGGTTATAGAATAAGTGTCCAAGGTAAAGGCTCTTATGTTAAGAAAGCTAATCCTTCAAACACCTATAAAGATTTTAAAAATTATATGAACATAGTTTTTTCATATTGTGGAACTCTTTCACTAGAAAAAGAAATGAAATTACAAAGTTTAGATAAAATGAAAATAGGAGATGTTTTTATTAAAGGTGGAAGCCCAGGACATGCTGTAATTATTGTTGATATGGCAGAAAATGATAAGGGAGAAAAAATATTTATGTTGGCACAATCGTATATGCCTGCACAACAAACACAAATATTGATAAACCCTAATAATAAAGAGCTAGGAGTATGGTATTCATTAAAAGGAAAAGATGAACTTATTACACCTGAATGGGATTTTTCTATAAATCAATTAAGAAGTTTTTAA